Within the Calditerrivibrio sp. genome, the region TACTTTCCTGGCTCATCAGACTATATGGAAGTAGCAAAAAAGAAGGGTTTGATCTTAGCAGACACTGAAAGATACGTTGTCTATTTGGTACCAGCAATAAATGTCCAAAAAGGGAATCCCAAAAAGATAACCTCACTAAAAGACCTTACAAAACATGGAATAAAGGTTGCCATAGCAAATCCAGAGGGTGTCTGTGTTGGTTCCTATGCAGTTGAAATAGTTGAAAAATTCTTAAATAAAAAAGAAAAAGAACAGTTCAGGAAAAACATTATCAACTACACTGAAAGTTGTGAAAAAACTGCTACCGCAATATCCCTCAAAGCTGTGGATGCTGTTATCGGATGGAGCGTCTTTGAGCATTGGGACTCAAATAGAATAGAAACCATCAAACTCAAAAAAGATGAAATCTTAAGAATAGGTTATATACCTATAGCAGTAACAAAGTACTCAAAAAATAAAGACTTAGCTCTACGCTTTATAGATTTTTTGACATCAGAGGAAGGCAAGGCTATCTTCAGGAAATACAAGTACTTTATGACGCCGGAAGAAGCCTTTGCATGGCTTGGGGGAAAAAAACCTATTGGTGGTGAATACATTGTTCCCCAGGAATGGATAATAAAATAAAGTTAAGATGCTTAAAAAAGTAGCCATTGCATCCAGTTTGATTATTTTTCTGCTCTATGTAGCACTAATTTTATCACTACTTTACTTTTATAAAGGATCTATTTTTTTTGAAACAATCACATCAGAAAGAGTCATCTTTTCGATCAAGATTAGCATTATAACCGCAACTATCGTTACCTGTATTTCACTAA harbors:
- the modA gene encoding molybdate ABC transporter substrate-binding protein; this translates as MRIRLSLIFVLILLTTAVYAKETITIFAGAASKPPTEEVAKLFEKKTGIKVDIIFGGSGYVLSQMELSKTGDLYFPGSSDYMEVAKKKGLILADTERYVVYLVPAINVQKGNPKKITSLKDLTKHGIKVAIANPEGVCVGSYAVEIVEKFLNKKEKEQFRKNIINYTESCEKTATAISLKAVDAVIGWSVFEHWDSNRIETIKLKKDEILRIGYIPIAVTKYSKNKDLALRFIDFLTSEEGKAIFRKYKYFMTPEEAFAWLGGKKPIGGEYIVPQEWIIK